The following is a genomic window from Lycium ferocissimum isolate CSIRO_LF1 unplaced genomic scaffold, AGI_CSIRO_Lferr_CH_V1 ctg5848, whole genome shotgun sequence.
AGGCACCCATGAAATGTCTAAAGATGAATTATGTAGGTTGTGACGAAATTTAAAAGGAATATCTGTTAGAACTTAGAACACATGAATCAGGAATAAAAAAGATTTAAGTTTGAAGCACATTGAATAATACCTTTTTTAAAAGTGATGTTTGTTCATTACTTTTTGGTGAAGTGCTTTCTAGATTGCAGAAAATTTTGATTATCGAAAACTCAAATGATTAATTTAGTCTAAAGAATACAAGGAAAACCATAAGTTATGAAGTGAGAAGTTCAAGCAAGTCCAATTGCTGAATTGATTGCTCAAACGATTACTCAACTTTGGTTAATTGGTCGTCAAAGTCATTTATCTTTTCTTTGTCTTCCAAAATTTACTTTACTTTACGTAGTTATTTTCAATGGTCATCTtcactaattttttattttttggtgagATTTAATGACatgacaatttaattttaagaaaagagaaatttaAGTTTAATAAAAGACAGTAAATGACTTGCCGATGGCCAGTATCCATATCTCCCTCCCTGTGCAtgtattttctttgttgttcaaaaagaaaaggtagAGCAAGTGAACGTTAAAAGGAAAAGGGAATCCCTAGTCATGAAGTTAGTAGTTcaattaagttaaattattgtatttcgtattattttttcaaacagAAGACCAAGTATCAGCATCTCCTTTCCTATACTTTTGTcgcaaaaagaaaataaaactgagCAAACATTGACGATCATGGTTTATAATCTAACAGTGTCAATTGAATCTCACACATAATAAGTGAGTTCAATTCTCGCTGTCTCCATTCCCTCCCCCTTCTCTGATTCTCcctgaaaatgaaaattttcttttaaaagaaaaacttaagcAAACCTTGAAAAGGTTGCCATTAAATTCGGTAGCAAATGTGTCCAAGAGGCAACAATGGAAGTGCGTATTTGCGTTAATAACTGCAAGAAACTAATATATCAGCTGCTTCTACTCAATGACTTGACAACACTCTTCAGTATCATCTACCATAAAATGCCCGTCTTGGTCCTCAGGCCAACACCAAAAGTAATTcctatttctttatttctagcatACAGCAAATACAAACTTAGCAATGAGAGCAAAAAATCCATACAAGTGATATTAACTAGTTTGGAACAAGTATGCCattgtgtgtatatttagtaagaatTGAATGATATTAACTTGGATAGAACATGATAGAAACAGAGAATTCATATTTGGGAATGACCCAACTACTTTGATATGAGACACAGTTGAGTGATTGATTGATATATTTCTAGTAGACTAACTCAATGATCTCTGATGCTGACATTGTTTACAGTAATATGTTCTACTTCGAGTTCAACAGACTCAAGTAACGAGGTACTATGCCATTCTCAACATTTATGTCTAGGATACAAACTCAACGAATCTCTGGTGCAGACATTGTTTACAGTAATAAGTTCTACTTCGAGTTCAACAGACTCAAGTAACGAGGTACTATGCCATTCTCAACATTTATGTACAATATCTCAAGTTCATTATCTTCAACAACCTGCTCACGATTGCTTTTACCTTTACTAGTCAAAGAAAATGCCATGGTTGCTCATACAGTGGCTCATGGATGATCTCCCAGTGCCCTGCTACTGTTGAGAAATAGCTGGGATTCAGTGACGGGATAGAAACAAAATCATTCTCGGGCAGAGGTACTCTTCCAGGAGCTCGTCTTCCTGGAGCTCGGTCAGGAACAGGGTTAGGTTGTCTAGGAGCTCGGTTTCTCAAGATGCCTTCTTCCCCATAGTGTGCGAAACTACAAGTCAATATGCCCTTCCTGGAACATTGTTCTCCCCAGTAGCACCTCCGAGTCCTAAACAAGTCGGGGTGGTAATCCTTCTCAATCTTCCCATGCGCATTTTGGCACATCGCCCCATCTCTGCAACGTTTTTCGGTAAAGTAGTTGCACAATGCTGCCGAATAACCATATCTATTCGGATCTCTTCTTTTCAACTCCCCGGTGTGCAAGAATGGACATGTTGAGCGTCCGCATGTAGTGGGACAGGGGGTAATTTTGTAGTTGTTTATCAACCAATCCCTCGCAGCTAATATTATATCGTGGATCACATCCTGAGGCAAACTCCTTTCCCTAGCCCAATCGATCGCAGTTTTCCCGTCACTGCTCTTGTATTCGACGAATACCTTCTTCCTAGACAGTAGCAACCTGATTACACCTATACTGCCGTGCATGCAGGCCACCATGAAAGGTGTCCTAGACACGCCTTCATGGTCATGCACGGCATCGACGTCCATTCCTAAACTCAAGTCCATCTCCAAACTCAACACTTTCTCAAAAAACTCCAGATCATCATTCTCCGCTGCTCGCAGCAGAATGTGCTTATCGTTAGACATCTGCAATAGCCGACAAGCAAAGGCTTCAATGAAGACTGAAACTttcaatttaaaataaaaaatactagtAAGAAACTAATTAAACGTATACACATTCTCTAAAGACCCCAATTTTCACACCAAGAACGTAGATTAGAGGGACCCCCTTAAAAAAAGGCAATTTTGCACTGAATAGAAGATTTCACAACCAAATAGAAACTAGAATATTCTACAGAAAGTAGAAAAGACTGAGACATTCagtttaaaatcaaaattactAGTAACAAATAACAATCAAGACAATATTAATTTCTATAAAAGTCGCATTAACTTGAAGAAAGACATCATTTTCATACCTAGAATGTAGACCCTCgggatggtgatgatgatgattgatGAATGTGGGTGATCTTGAATACCAGAATGTTGGGATGGCGATTATGATGAATGTGGGTGCTCTTGAATACCCGAATGTAGACCTTTGGGATGGCGATGATGATGAATATGGGTGATCTTGAAGACTCAAGACTTAaccagaagaaaaagaagaagaggaagcgGGAAGTGAACTATATATAAGAATAtgggtgatgatgatgattgatGAATGTGTATAATCTTGAATACCTGAATTTAGACCTTTGGGATGGCTATTATGATGAGTATGGGGGATCTTGAAGACTCAAGACTTAaccagaagaaaaagaagaagaggaagcaGGAAGTGAACTATATACTGTATAAGAATAtgggtgatgatgatgattgatGAATGTGTGTAATCTTGAATACCAGAATGTAGACCTTTGGGATGGCGATTATGATGAGTATGGGGGATCTTGAAGACTCAAGACTTAACTACGTTAaccagaagaaaaagaagaagaagagaagaaaagaaagcgGGAAGTGAACTATTTATAAATGATTTGATTAAAAATCTATAATtaagaataaggaaaattaaaaGAGTGCCGACCGTTGGTTATAACTTCTTACTTAAAAGTCTTTTTCTATGTTATATTATTTTTGCTaagataattaattataaaaaaattatagtctctctctctatataaataattaaaacccaATATGTTGTATCTGATTCCTATTCCATATTCactacaaaattatttctctgTACGCCCACATTCAAGAGATAAATGTACTTACGTAACTTTGATTTAATAGGTTTCATGTGCGTCTATTTCTACATAATGAAATCTCCTTAAACACTTGAGAAGATTTAATTAGTAAACAACAATAGAAATAATGCTGTTGtagtttctttctcttcaatttttgcTAATATGTTGGTTCTTCGATTATCGTATTAATTTGTGATAGTTACTGCTCCTTTTTTAGACATTTTATCATACTCTGTATCGCATTTTGCCATGACTTATCCGCTtccgttatttcttttttcatagtgctttgatttgcttgtccTTATGTCGAGAGTCTACCGGATACAGTCTCTCTACCTCCCCCACttaagggtaaggtctgcatactgTCTCCCATCCAAGAACCCACTttatgggatttcactgggtatgttgttgttgttggtcaaaaacacacctaaactatcactttttcacGAGCTTTCACCCCTCAACTATTAGTCGTTACTTTTTCCTACTTGATCGTCaccatctatatataatattaaaacaACTGGATGGTGATAATTCAgataagaaaagggaagaagtgaTAGTTGGCTCGAGACATGTTTTAATCCATAGATAATAATAATTTAGGTAGAAAAAGCGAACAATGTGCGaaactcgaaaaaaaaaaaaaggtgatagttcatttaaatttttgaccattaactctaTATATTAAGCAATATGAGAACTGTTGGTTACAATATTTGCTTGATTCCACAAAGGCGAATATTGTGGATCCATGCCTAAATTTTACAGACGTCTAGCACCTCTTGAACTTCTTTATTAGAATTTTTAATTGCGCCACTGAATGCAGACGTTGTTGTTGTAGCAAAATTTTGTTATCGATGAATGTCAACTCATGTATGTGAATTTCTTGGGATTGCATAatatttttgtcttaaaattaaTAACATGGCAATTAAATCGGAATGAAGGAGTACATATTTGTGATGACGCTTAAAAAAATAGAGCGGTTACAAACCACAGAAAAAGAAAGTGCTAAATAGCTATACGCTCACATTTTAATTTCTATTAAAGAATGCTAATCTTCAAGGCATAAATCGTTTTTTGATGTTTGTATAGGAGCTTAATTTGCCCCTTGAATTAGGTAACATTTCTCCTACTTGGTTCACTCTTGTACCGTTCTTGTATATGCTGTGTACAACGCTTCCTCCTCCATAAATTTAGTGTACAGAAGCAAAATAAAAACACCACCACCCTAAATTATGCTTACTTCCGCCAACTCCTTCTGGCTCCGCCCAACAAGTAACTCGTAATCctgcaaaatataaagatatacATGTGATAAAGGACGATAAAACACAACC
Proteins encoded in this region:
- the LOC132045023 gene encoding zinc finger CCCH domain-containing protein 56-like, which produces MSNDKHILLRAAENDDLEFFEKVLSLEMDLSLGMDVDAVHDHEGVSRTPFMVACMHGSIGVIRLLLSRKKVFVEYKSSDGKTAIDWARERSLPQDVIHDIILAARDWLINNYKITPCPTTCGRSTCPFLHTGELKRRDPNRYGYSAALCNYFTEKRCRDGAMCQNAHGKIEKDYHPDLFRTRRCYWGEQCSRKGILTCSFAHYGEEGILRNRAPRQPNPVPDRAPGRRAPGRVPLPENDFVSIPSLNPSYFSTVAGHWEIIHEPLYEQPWHFL